The Streptomyces sp. NBC_00454 DNA segment AGCAGAGCGTCCAGCAGCAGCTTCTCGTCGTCCGTGGCGCGGATGATCGCCGGGATGCGCTGGAGCCCTGCCTCCCGGCAGGCCCGCCAACGGCGCTCGCCCATGATCAGTTCATAGCGGCCCGGGGCCGACTGCCGCACCACCACCGGCTGGAGCAGGCCCACCTCCTGGATGGAGGTCACCAGCTCGGCCAGCGCGTCCTCGTCGAACACCTCGCGAGGCTGGCGCGGGTTCGGCGTGATCGAGTCCATCGGAAGCTCCGCGAACGTCGCTCCCGCCACCTCCTCGACCTCCGGGGCCGCAGCCGGCTCGGGCTCGGCGGCCGCGATCGCCGCCGATGTTTCACGTGAAACATCCGCCTGCGCCAGCGAAGCCAGCCTCGCCGCCGCGATCCCACGCTCCGCGGTCAGTACCGGCACCGCCGACGGAGACGTCGACCCCGCCGCACCGATCACCGGCGGCGTCTTCTCCTGGGGAGCCGCGGGAATCAGCGCGCCGAGCCCCCGCCCCAGACCCCTACGTCGCTCACTCACTGGATCCCCTCCGCCATGCTCTGCGTGTTGTTCATGCCCGCACCCAGATGGGGGTGCTGGGCGTCGTACTGGATTCCGGCCCCGCGCAGCGCGATCTCCCGCGCCGCCTCCAGGTAGGAGAGGGAACCGCTGGAACCCGGGTCGTAGGTCAGCACCGTCTGCCCGTAGCTCGGGGCCTCCGAGATGCGGACCGATCGCGGGATGCTCGTGCGCAGCACCTCCTTGCCGAAGTGGGTGCGCACCTCCTCCGCCACCTGCGAGGCCAGCCGGGTCCTGCCGTCGTACATCGTCAGCAGGATCGTGGACACGTGCAGTGTGGGGTTCAGGTGGGCCCGCACCAGGTCGACGTTGCGCAGCAGCTGACCCAGTCCCTCCAGCGCGTAGTACTCGCACTGGATCGGGATCAGCACCTCCGCCCCCGCGACCAGGGCGTTCACCGTCAGCAGGCCCAGCGAGGGCGGGCAGTCGATCAGGATGTAGTCGAGCGGCTGCTCGTACGCCTGGATGGCCCGCTGGAGGCGGCTCTCGCGCGCCACCAGGGAGACCAGCTCGATCTCCGCACCCGCCAGGTCAATGGTGGCAGGAGCACAGAACAGCCCCTCCACATCGACCACCGGCTGGACGACCTCCATCAGCGGGCGGCTGTCCACGAGCACGTCGTAGATGGACGGCACGTCCGCGTGGTGGTCGATGCCCAGCGCCGTGGAGGCATTGCCCTGCGGGTCGAGGTCCACGACCAGGACCCGCGCACCGTGCAGGGCCAGGGAAGCGGCCAGGTTCACGGTCGACGTGGTCTTGCCCACGCCGCCCTTCTGGTTGGCCACGACCATGATCCGGGTCTGTGCGGGGCGGGGCAGGCCCTCACTCGCACGGCCCAGGGCCTCGACCGCGATCTGCGCGGCTCGGCCGATGGGTGTGTCTTCGTTGTCTACAAGCGGCGGGGCCGATGTTTCACGTGAAACATCTTCGCCCGGCGATTCAGAGCGGGGACCGGGGACCGGATCGGCCATCGGCCCCGCGAGGTTGGCGTCTGACCGCACGGTGTCACTCTCCTCGGCATCAGGCTCGCGATGAACAGAGCCTGCCATGTCACCGGGGTCGCGAACCAGCGGGGCCCGTACTCCTGTGGATGAATCCACCGTTGTGGACAACTCCGTCTCCCCTTCGTCCTTGCGGTGACGGGGGGACGTAGCCGCACGACCGCGGCTGATGATTCCGTGCAGCAGAGAGCGACGTTTCACGTGAAACACGATGCCCGGACGGAGTCATCCGGCCGCTACGACACTCCGAAATCCATACCTATAGGGCGCAACACGCCTGAAGATGCCCGGAAAATCGCCCGGAACGGGAGAGGGAGCAGGAGCGCAGCAGCAGGATCAGCGACGGCGGCGCGTACGGCTGGTCCTGGCGGCCTTGGCCCGCTTCGCCGCGAACCTCACCCCGCCGGGGCTCTCGCCGACCTCGACCCGCACCACGGTCGACATCGGGTCCACGATCCCCTCGCCGACGTGCAGCACCGAGGTCTTCACCACACCGAGCTTCGTCAGCGCGGCCTTCGCCGCCACCAGTTCCTCGTCGGCGGTGTCGCCCTTGAGCGCCAGCATCTCGCCGTACGGACGCAGCAAGGGAACACCCCAGCCGGCGAGCCGGTCCAGCGGGGCCACGGCCCGAGCCGTCACCACGTGCACGGGCTGCAGCTTGCCGAGGACTTCCTCGGCCCGCCCGCGCACCACCGTCACATGGTCCAGGCCCAGCAGCTCCACGGCTTCCTGGAGGAAGTTGGTACGGCGCAGCAGCGGCTCCAGCAGCGTGATCTTCAAATCGCGGCGGACCAGGGCCAGCGGGATGCCGGGGAGGCCGGCGCCCGAGCCCACGTCGCACACGGTGACGCCCTCGGGTACCACCTCGGAGAGCACGGCGCAGTTCAGCAGGTGCCGCTCCCACAGTCGCGATACCTCGCGCGGCCCGATCAGGCCCCGTGTGACCCCCAGGTCCGCGAGCAGCTCCGCATAGCGCACGGCCTGCGGCAAAAACTCACCGAATACCTTGTGCGCCACCTCGGGTGCCGGGGGCGCTTCTTCAGGCATCGGGGGAAGCTCAGCTGCCTCCGTCACGGGGACCGTCCTTCCGTACTGCATGGTGTCAAAACCGCTTCACTGCCAGGCTGACAAACTTCGGCCCCGCCTGCGAGACAGACGGGGCCGAACACTCATAGCTTCCGATCAGGCCGGGAGCACAACGACGAAGCGCTGCGGCTCCTCGCCCTCGGACTCGCTCCGCAGACCGGCGGCCGCCACGGCGTCGTGGACGACCTTCCGCTCGAAGGGGGTCATCGGAGCCAGCTTCAGGGGCTCGCCCGAAGCCTTGACGTCCTCGGCCGCCTTGGCGCCGAGCACGGCCAGCTCCTCGCGCTTCTTCGCGCGGAACCCGCCGATGTCCAGCATCAGCCGGCTGCGGTCCCCGGTCTCGCGGTGCACCGCGAGACGGGTCAGCTCCTGCAGAGCCTCCAGCACCTCACCGTCGCGGCCCACGAGCTTCTGCAGGTCGCGTGCGGATTCGCTGACGATGGAGACCGAGGCGCGGTCCGCCTCGACGTCCATGTCGATGTCGCCGTCCAGGTCGGCGATGTCCAGCAGACCCTCAAGATAGTCGGCCGCGATCTCACCCTCCTGCTCGAGGCGGGTCAGGGTGTCGCCACTCTCAGCGGCGGCGGTGGTGGTGCCTTCCGTCACGGGAGGGACTCCTTCTTACTTCTTGGGAGAGGGCTTGCTGGGGGGCGTCTGGCGCTGCGACTTCGACTGACGCTTGGGCTGCTGCCGCTTCTGGAGCGGGTTGCCGGCGGAGTCGGCGTCGGCGGTGGCCTCGACACTCTTGATCACGGAGCCGTCGTCCTGAGCGGCCATGCCCTGCTTGGTCAGGGCCGTGATGAACTTGCGCTCGTTGTCGTTGCGGTCCGGGCCCTTGGCCACGATCGCCGCGACGATCTTCTTCTTGCCCCGGCCCTTGAGCTCGCCGTGCGTGCTGACGTGCTTCAGCAGGCGGGTCAGGTACTGGTCCTGGGCCTTGGATCCGGGGGTCGGGTTCTGGTTGATCACGTACATCTGCTGACCCATGGTCCACAGGTTCGTGGTCATCCAGTAGACGAGGACACCGACGGGGAAGTTGATACCCATGACCGCGAAGATCAGGGGGAAGACGTACATCAGCATCTTCTGCTGCTGCATGAAGGGGGTCTTGACCGAGAGGTCGACGTTCTTCTGCATCAGCTGGCGCTGCGTGTAGAACTGCGACAGCGACATCAGGACGATCATGATGGCGGTGACGATCCGCACGTCCGTGACCGAGGCGCCGAGAGCGGAGACCTTGTCCGCGCTGTCCGTGAACTTGGAAGCCAGCGGAGCGCCGAAGATGTGCGCGTTACGGGCACTCGCCAGGAGCGGGCCGTCGATCTGGCCGATCGGCGTTCCGTTCGCGATGCCGGCGAGCACGTGGTAGAGCGCGAAGAAGAACGGGGACTGCGCCAGGATGGGAAGGCACGAGGCGAGCGGGTTGGTACCCGTCTCCTTGTACAGCTTCATCATCTCTTCGGACTGGCGCTGCTTGTCGTTCTTGTAGCGCTCCTGGATCGCCTTCATCTTCGGCTGGATCGCCTGCATGCCCCGCGTCGCCTTGATCTGCTTCACGAAGAGCGGGATCAGACAGATACGAATCAAGATCACCAGGGAGACGATGGACAGGCCCCAGGCCCATCCACTGTCCGCGCCGAACATGGCGCCGTACACCTTGTGAAACTGAACGATGATCCACGAGACGGGCGTGGTAATGAAGGTGAACCAACTGGCAATCGTGTCCACTAATCAAGCTCCTTGAGCATGGCGAGATCTACGCAACGCACTGCGCAGCTGCTCGTGCCAACGCGGGCGTTTCCGGGGTGGGACGTGATCCACACCACCCGGGGACCACGGATTGCACCGCAGGATCCGCCAGGCGGTCAGGGCAGTCCCCTTCACCGCACCATGCCGGTCGATGGCCGTGTACCCGTAGTGCGAACACGAGGGGTAGTAGCGGCACACCGGCCCGAGCAGCGGACTGATGGTCCACTGGTACAGCTTGATCAATGCGAGCAGCGGGTACTTCATCGAGCCACGCCTCCCAAGAGCCGCAACAGCGCGGCATCAAGGTCCCGGGCCAGCTCGTCGAGACCGGCATCACCCGCTCCGGGCAGAGCCCGTACCACCATCAGGCTACCTGCGGGCAGCTGAGACAGCCGCTCGCGGACGAGATGGCGCAAACGGCGCTTGACCCGGTTGCGTACGACGGCGATGCCGACAGCTTTGCTGACGACGAAACCCGCACGCGTCGAGGGATCGATCTCCCCCGACTCGTGCGGGTCCGTTGCACCGCTTGTACGTAGGTGGACGACGAGGAGCGGGCGACCAGCCCGGCGACCTCGACGTACCGCGCTCGCGAAGTCCTCGCGCCGCCTCAGCCGATTTTCGGGAGACAGCACGACGTCACGATCCGCCCGTCAGTTACGCGGAGAGTTCGGCGCGGCCCTTGCCACGACGGTTCGCGAGGATGGCGCGGCCGGCACGGGTACGCATCCGGAGACGGAAGCCGTGGGTCTTGGCACGACGGCGGTTGTTCGGCTGGAAGGTGCGCTTGCTCACTCGGGGGCTCCAGAGAATTAATCGTTTAGGCGGGACATCGCCTGGCTGTCACCGTGCGCCCACGAGGAGAAAACTCGCGTGTTCGCCCGAGTGGCACCGCAAAACGATCACAACCAGTGATCTTCGCCCATCGGTAGGCAGGCGGCAGCAGCCATCGACAACTCGACCTCGTTACGGTACGCGCGGCTACGCCATCCGGTCAAACCGAGCCGTCGGGGCCTCACACTGTGCACAGGCTGTGGACAACGACTTGAACCGTACCCGTCGGCCTGACTACCGTTGCCCGACCCCGGTTTTTTTGTCCCGACCGTCCCAAAGAACCACACATTCGTGGGACCCCTGTGAGAGAGCGTGCTCTGTGGCTGACGTACCTGCCGATCTTGCCGCAGTGTGGCCAAGGGTGCTCGAAAAGCTCCTCGGGGAGGGTCAGAACAGCATCGAGCCCAAGGACAAGCAGTGGGTGGAACGGTGCCAGCCCCTGGCACTCGTGGCCGACACCGCCCTGCTCGCCGTCCCCAACGAGTACGGCAAGCGCGTCCTCGAAGGCCGCCTCGCCCCGCTCATCAGCGATGCCCTCAGCCGTGAGTGCGGGCGTCCGATCCGGATCGCCATCACCGTGGACGACTCCGCCGGCGAGCCCGCGCCCCAGACCCCGAGCGGACCGTCCGGGCACGACGACTACGAGCCCTACGGCGGCCAGCGCTCCGGCGGTCACACCGGACCCGGAGGCCACACCGGCCCCGGCTCCTCCGACGACGAGCGGCTGCCCACGGCCCGCCCCGCCTACCCGGACTACCAGCAGCCGCGCCCCGAGCCCGGCGCCTGGCCCCGCGGCGGCCAGCAGGACGACTACGGCTGGCAGCAGCCCCGCCTCGGCGGCTTCCCCGAGCGCGACCCGTACGCCTCCCCGCAGCCGGGCTACCTCCAGCAGTCCGAGCCCTCCTCCTACGACCAGGGCTCCTACGAACCCCAGAAGTACGAGCAGCAGAAGTACGAGCAGCAGTCGCGCCAGCAGTACGAGAGCCAGCAGCAGCGCCAGTCCCATCAGTACGAGCAGCAGCAGTACGAGCAGCCGGCCCCGCGCCCGGCGCCCAGCCGGCCCGCGCCTTCGGCCCCGTCCGGCGGTTCGACCTCCGGCCCGCTGGAGCCGACCGCCCGGCTGAATCCCAAGTACCTCTTCGACACCTTCGTCATCGGCGCCTCCAACCGCTTCGCGCACGCCGCCGCGGTGGCCGTCGCCGAGGCGCCGGCGAAGGCGTACAACCCCCTCTTCATCTATGGGGAGTCGGGTCTGGGCAAGACGCACCTGCTGCACGCCATCGGGCACTACGCGCGGAGCCTCTACCCCGGCACCCGGGTGCGGTACGTGAGCTCCGAGGAGTTCACCAACGAGTTCATCAACTCGATCCGCGACGGCAAGGGCGACGCGTTCCGCAAGCGTTACCGCGAGATGGACATCCTGCTCGTCGACGACATCCAGTTCCTCGCGAGCAAGGAGTCGACGCAGGAGGAGTTCTTCCACACCTTCAATACGCTCCACAACGCCAACAAGCAGATCGTGCTCTCCTCCGACCGGCCGCCCAAGCAGCTCGCCACCCTGGAGGACCGGCTCCGCAACCGCTTCGAGTGGGGCCTGATCACCGACGTCCAGCCCCCCGAGCTGGAGACCCGCATCGCGATCCTGCGCAAGAAGGCCGTCCAGGAGCACCTCAACGCCCCGCCGGAGGTACTGGAGTTCATCGCCTCCCGCATCTCGCGCAACATCCGCGAGCTGGAGGGGGCGCTGATCCGGGTCACGGCCTTCGCGAGCCTGAACCGGCAGCCGGTCGACCTGGGCCTGACCGAGGACGTCCTGAAGAACCTGATCCCGGGCGGCGAGGACAGCTCGCCCGAGATCACCGCCACCGACATCATGGCGGCCACCGCCGACTACTTCGGGCTGACCGTGGACGACCTGTGCGGCTCCTCGCGCAGCCGGGTCCTGGTCACCGCCCGGCAGATCTCCATGTACCTGTGCCGGGAGCTCACGGACCTCTCGCTGCCCAAGATCGGGGCACAGTTCGGCGGCCGCGACCACACCACCGTGATGCACGCGGACCGCAAGATCCGCGCTCTGATGGCGGAACGCCGCTCCATCTACAACCAGGTCACGGAGCTCACCAACCGCATCAAGAACGGCTGACGCGGGCCCCGTGAACGGGCCGTACGGGCGTCGCCGAGGGCTGCTGAGGCCTCTTAAAACGCTTTCTGAGGGCGCTCCCGGGTCACTTCGGGGGCGCCCTTCTTCGTTAGTGCGCCCCCAACCTGTTCGAATACGCCCCCAATGGAGCAACTCATCCACAGATTGGACGACTTTCTTCCGTCCACACCCTGGGGACGGGGTTCTCCACCCACAAGACTGTCCACAGGGCCCAGCTGTGAGGCACCATCAGGGCTGGTCAGGCCCCTGTGGAATTGTGCGCAACAACTATCCACAGGGTGTGGACAGAAATTTTGTCCACAGGTCCATCCACCGCGTTGTCCACCGGCGGTCCACAGCTTCCCGGGTCCTGTGCACAGGATCAGACGACTTCCCCACACCGTTGTCCACTGTTCGGCAACGAACCACCCACTCTCACCGCCCCGAGTGAAAGCGGTCACACCGAAGTCGACGTTTGGGTTGTGGAGTACTGGGGGAAACCTGGGGACACACCTGTGGAGTAGTAGGGGTCATCTGGGGATGGCCTGTGCAGAAGTTTTCGTTCTCCACAGAGACACCTGGTTGTCCACCGGTGCCACCCACAGGGTGTGGGGATAAAAAACGCGGTCTGACCTGCGAAAACAGGCTTATCCACCGTTTCCACAGGCCCTACTACTACCCCCATAGAGAGTTAGCCCGGTTTCGGTTTTCAAGCAGGTCCTGTGCACAACTCGGTGGATCGCCCTCCCCGACACCTCGCTCCCGACTTGACCGCCGACAGCAACGACTGTCGGCGCCGTACGTCAGACTGGTCCCCGGCAACGGTCGAGGCATCGACGAGCCGACGACGAAGGCCGGCAGACGAGCGAGCAACAGCAGGAGGCGGTTTCCGGTGAAGATCCGGGTGGAGCGCGACGTACTCGCGGAGGCGGTGGCCTGGGCTGCTCGTAGCCTCCCGGCCCGGCCGCCGGTGCCCGTTCTCGCGGGCCTGCTGCTGAAGGCCGAGGAGGGCAAGCTGTCCCTCTCCGGCTTCGACTACGAGGTCTCGGCCCGCGTCTCCGTCGAGGCGGACGTCGAGGAGGACGGCACGGTCCTGGTCTCCGGCCGGCTGCTCGCCGACATCTGCCGCGCCCTCCCCAACCGCCCGGTGGAGATTTCCACAGACGGTGTACGGGCGACCGTGGTCTGCGGCTCCTCGCGATTCACACTCCACACCCTGCCTGTGGAGGAATACCCGGCCCTGCCGGTCATGCCCACCGCGACCGGCACCGTGCCCGGTGAGGTCTTCGCCTCCGCCGCCGCACAGGTCGCCATCGCGGCCGGCCGCGACGACACGCTGCCCGTGCTGACCGGTGTCCGCATCGAGATCGAGGGCGACCGCGTCACCCTGGCCTCCACCGACCGCTACCGCTTCGCGGTCCGCGAGTTCCTGTGGAAGCCCGAGGACCCCGAGGCCTCGGCCGTGGCCCTGGTGCCCGCCAAGACGCTCCTGGACACCGCAAAGTCGCTCACCAGCGGCGACACGGTCACCATCGCGCTGTCGGGCTCCGGCAAGGGCGAGGGCCTCATCGGCTTCGAGGGCGCCGGCCGCCGCACCACCACCCGCCTCCTCGAAGGCGACCTGCCGAAGTACCGCACGCTCTTCCCGACCGAGTTCAACTCCGTCGCCGTGATCGAGACCGCCCCGTTCGTCGAGGCCGTCAAGCGCGTCGCCCTGGTCGCCGAGCGCAACACCCCGGTCCGCCTCAGCTTCGAGCAGGGCGTGCTGATCCTGGAGGCAGGCTCCTCCGACGACGCACAGGCTGTGGAGCGCGTCGACGCGAAGCTGGAGGGCGACGACATCTCGATCGCCTTCAACCCGACCTTCCTGCTGGACGGCCTGAGCGCGATCGACTCGCCGGCCGCGCAGCTCAGCTTCACCACGTCCACCAAGCCGGCGCTGCTCAGCGGCCGCCCGGCGGTCGACGCCGAGGCCGACGAGGCGTACAAGTACCTGATCATGCCGGTCCGCCTCTCCGGCTGAGTCCGCGGACGCGGACGATCGAGCACACAGTCGGGCCCGGTCTCGCTTCCCGCGGGGCCGGGCCCGACGGCGTTCCCGGGCCCCGGGCACGCCGTCCGGTCCGCCGGTCCGGCTCGCAGCCTCGTACGGGGCCTCGTGGACGGCCCGTACGGGGCCTCGTGCGGGCCCCCGCCCCGCGACCCGGAGTGCCCGTGGAGCCGGGTCACGCCGCCCGGCGTAGGCTCGGCACGGGGGATGTCCCCGGGCAGCGGGGAACCCCGGCACAGACGGCCACAACGCTTAAGGAACCACCTGATGGAGCTTGGTCTCGTCGGTCTCGGCAAGATGGGCGGCAACATGCGCGAGCGCATCCGCCGCGCCGGCCACACCGTCATCGGATACGACCGCAACCCGGACCTCGCCGATGTCCACAGCCTGGCGGAGCTTGTGGACAGCCTCCAGGCCCCCCGCGTGGTGTGGGTGATGGTCCCGGCGGGCGCGGCGACCCAGTCCACCGTCGACGAGCTCGCGGGCCTGCTCTCGCCCGGCGACATCGTCGTCGACGGCGGCAACTCGCGCTGGACCGACGACGAGAAGCACGGCGCCGAGCTGGCCGCCAAGGGCATCGGCTTCGTCGACTGCGGTGTCTCGGGCGGCGTCTGGGGCCTGGAGAACGGCTACGCGCTGATGTACGGCGGCGACAAGGAGCACGTCGCGGCCGTCCAGCCCGTCTTCGACGCCCTCAAGCCCGAGGGTGAGTTCGGGGCCGTGCACGCGGGCAAGATCGGCGCCGGCCACTTCGCGAAGATGGTCCACAACGGCATCGAGTACGCCATGATGCAGGCCTACGCCGAGGGCTGGGAGCTCCTGGAGAAGGTCGACTCGGTCACCGACGTCCGCGAGGTGTTCCGGTCCTGGCAGGAGGGCACGGTCATCCGTTCCTGGCTGCTGGACCTGGCCGTGAACGCGCTGGACGAGGACGAGCACCTGCAGCAGCTGCGCGGCTTCGCGCAGGACTCGGGCGAGGGCCGCTGGACGGTCGAGGCCGCGATCGACAACGCGGTGCCGCTGCCGGCGATCACCGCCTCGCTCTTCGCGCGCTTCGCGTCCCGCCAGGAGGACTCCCCGCAGATGAAGATGATCGCCGCGCTGCGCAACCAGTTCGGCGGCCACGCGGTCGAGAAGAAGTAATCCACAAGGGATCCACAGCACCCACAGGTGCTGTGGATCCGGTTCCACAGATCACCGCTCCACAGATCACCGCTCCACAGATCACCGCTCCACAGATTTCACAGCTCCACAGAGCAGAGCAGCAGGAAGCCGGGGGAGGTCGGCGCCATATGCATGTTTCGCATCTCTCGTTGGCCGACTTCCGTTCGTACGTCCGGGCCGAGGTTCCCCTCGACCCGGGCGTCACGGCTTTCGTGGGCCCCAACGGCCAGGGCAAGACCAACCTCGTCGAGGCCATCGGCTACCTCGCGACCCTCGGCAGCCACCGCGTCTCCGCCGACGCCCCGCTGGTGCGGATGGGCGCGGAGCGGGCCGTCGTCCGGGCCGCGGTCACCCAGGGCGAGCGGCAGCAGCTCGTCGAACTGGAGCTGAACCCGGGCCGCGCGAACCGGGCCCGGATCAACAGGTCCTCGCAGGTCAAGCCCCGGGACGTGCTCGGCATCGTCCGCACGGTGCTGTTCGCCCCCGAGGACCTGGCCCTGGTCAAGGGCGATCCGGGGGAGCGGCGCCGCTTCCTCGACGAGCTCGTGACGGCCCGCTCGCCGCGCATGGCGGCGGTGCGCTCGGACTACGAGCGGGTGCTCAAGCAGCGCAACACCCTGCTGAAGTCCGCGGCGATGGCCCGCCGGCACGGCGGCCGCTCGATGGACCTGTCCAC contains these protein-coding regions:
- the rpmH gene encoding 50S ribosomal protein L34, with translation MSKRTFQPNNRRRAKTHGFRLRMRTRAGRAILANRRGKGRAELSA
- the gnd gene encoding phosphogluconate dehydrogenase (NAD(+)-dependent, decarboxylating), which codes for MELGLVGLGKMGGNMRERIRRAGHTVIGYDRNPDLADVHSLAELVDSLQAPRVVWVMVPAGAATQSTVDELAGLLSPGDIVVDGGNSRWTDDEKHGAELAAKGIGFVDCGVSGGVWGLENGYALMYGGDKEHVAAVQPVFDALKPEGEFGAVHAGKIGAGHFAKMVHNGIEYAMMQAYAEGWELLEKVDSVTDVREVFRSWQEGTVIRSWLLDLAVNALDEDEHLQQLRGFAQDSGEGRWTVEAAIDNAVPLPAITASLFARFASRQEDSPQMKMIAALRNQFGGHAVEKK
- a CDS encoding ParA family protein; its protein translation is MAGSVHREPDAEESDTVRSDANLAGPMADPVPGPRSESPGEDVSRETSAPPLVDNEDTPIGRAAQIAVEALGRASEGLPRPAQTRIMVVANQKGGVGKTTSTVNLAASLALHGARVLVVDLDPQGNASTALGIDHHADVPSIYDVLVDSRPLMEVVQPVVDVEGLFCAPATIDLAGAEIELVSLVARESRLQRAIQAYEQPLDYILIDCPPSLGLLTVNALVAGAEVLIPIQCEYYALEGLGQLLRNVDLVRAHLNPTLHVSTILLTMYDGRTRLASQVAEEVRTHFGKEVLRTSIPRSVRISEAPSYGQTVLTYDPGSSGSLSYLEAAREIALRGAGIQYDAQHPHLGAGMNNTQSMAEGIQ
- the yidC gene encoding membrane protein insertase YidC, with the protein product MDTIASWFTFITTPVSWIIVQFHKVYGAMFGADSGWAWGLSIVSLVILIRICLIPLFVKQIKATRGMQAIQPKMKAIQERYKNDKQRQSEEMMKLYKETGTNPLASCLPILAQSPFFFALYHVLAGIANGTPIGQIDGPLLASARNAHIFGAPLASKFTDSADKVSALGASVTDVRIVTAIMIVLMSLSQFYTQRQLMQKNVDLSVKTPFMQQQKMLMYVFPLIFAVMGINFPVGVLVYWMTTNLWTMGQQMYVINQNPTPGSKAQDQYLTRLLKHVSTHGELKGRGKKKIVAAIVAKGPDRNDNERKFITALTKQGMAAQDDGSVIKSVEATADADSAGNPLQKRQQPKRQSKSQRQTPPSKPSPKK
- the dnaN gene encoding DNA polymerase III subunit beta; protein product: MKIRVERDVLAEAVAWAARSLPARPPVPVLAGLLLKAEEGKLSLSGFDYEVSARVSVEADVEEDGTVLVSGRLLADICRALPNRPVEISTDGVRATVVCGSSRFTLHTLPVEEYPALPVMPTATGTVPGEVFASAAAQVAIAAGRDDTLPVLTGVRIEIEGDRVTLASTDRYRFAVREFLWKPEDPEASAVALVPAKTLLDTAKSLTSGDTVTIALSGSGKGEGLIGFEGAGRRTTTRLLEGDLPKYRTLFPTEFNSVAVIETAPFVEAVKRVALVAERNTPVRLSFEQGVLILEAGSSDDAQAVERVDAKLEGDDISIAFNPTFLLDGLSAIDSPAAQLSFTTSTKPALLSGRPAVDAEADEAYKYLIMPVRLSG
- a CDS encoding R3H domain-containing nucleic acid-binding protein, which codes for MTEGTTTAAAESGDTLTRLEQEGEIAADYLEGLLDIADLDGDIDMDVEADRASVSIVSESARDLQKLVGRDGEVLEALQELTRLAVHRETGDRSRLMLDIGGFRAKKREELAVLGAKAAEDVKASGEPLKLAPMTPFERKVVHDAVAAAGLRSESEGEEPQRFVVVLPA
- the rsmG gene encoding 16S rRNA (guanine(527)-N(7))-methyltransferase RsmG; translated protein: MPEEAPPAPEVAHKVFGEFLPQAVRYAELLADLGVTRGLIGPREVSRLWERHLLNCAVLSEVVPEGVTVCDVGSGAGLPGIPLALVRRDLKITLLEPLLRRTNFLQEAVELLGLDHVTVVRGRAEEVLGKLQPVHVVTARAVAPLDRLAGWGVPLLRPYGEMLALKGDTADEELVAAKAALTKLGVVKTSVLHVGEGIVDPMSTVVRVEVGESPGGVRFAAKRAKAARTSRTRRRR
- the dnaA gene encoding chromosomal replication initiator protein DnaA codes for the protein MLEKLLGEGQNSIEPKDKQWVERCQPLALVADTALLAVPNEYGKRVLEGRLAPLISDALSRECGRPIRIAITVDDSAGEPAPQTPSGPSGHDDYEPYGGQRSGGHTGPGGHTGPGSSDDERLPTARPAYPDYQQPRPEPGAWPRGGQQDDYGWQQPRLGGFPERDPYASPQPGYLQQSEPSSYDQGSYEPQKYEQQKYEQQSRQQYESQQQRQSHQYEQQQYEQPAPRPAPSRPAPSAPSGGSTSGPLEPTARLNPKYLFDTFVIGASNRFAHAAAVAVAEAPAKAYNPLFIYGESGLGKTHLLHAIGHYARSLYPGTRVRYVSSEEFTNEFINSIRDGKGDAFRKRYREMDILLVDDIQFLASKESTQEEFFHTFNTLHNANKQIVLSSDRPPKQLATLEDRLRNRFEWGLITDVQPPELETRIAILRKKAVQEHLNAPPEVLEFIASRISRNIRELEGALIRVTAFASLNRQPVDLGLTEDVLKNLIPGGEDSSPEITATDIMAATADYFGLTVDDLCGSSRSRVLVTARQISMYLCRELTDLSLPKIGAQFGGRDHTTVMHADRKIRALMAERRSIYNQVTELTNRIKNG
- the rnpA gene encoding ribonuclease P protein component — translated: MLSPENRLRRREDFASAVRRGRRAGRPLLVVHLRTSGATDPHESGEIDPSTRAGFVVSKAVGIAVVRNRVKRRLRHLVRERLSQLPAGSLMVVRALPGAGDAGLDELARDLDAALLRLLGGVAR
- the yidD gene encoding membrane protein insertion efficiency factor YidD, producing the protein MKYPLLALIKLYQWTISPLLGPVCRYYPSCSHYGYTAIDRHGAVKGTALTAWRILRCNPWSPGGVDHVPPRKRPRWHEQLRSALRRSRHAQGA